The Desulfovibrio sp. JC010 genome includes the window TGCCGGTGGTCAGGGTCATTGTGCCCGGACTGGAGGGCTGTCATGACATGACATATTCCTGCTTCGGAAAACGGGCTTATGAATATGTGCGGGAGGTGTCGGCATGAAACCGGTAATCTTCTGCGGTCCAAGCCTGAATGTTCAGGAGGCCGCGAAAATTCTGGACGCTGTTTATCTCCCTCCTGCCGGACAAGGCGACATTCTGGGAGTAATTGAGAATTTAAAGCCCAGCGCCATAGGATTGATTGACGGTGTCTGGGACGGGCAGGTTGTCTGGTATCGCGAAATAATGCTGGCCCTTGATGCCGGAATTCCTGTTTACGGATCATCCCACATTGGAGCTGTGCGGGCAGTGGAGCTTGCTGCCTGCGGTATGCGCGGGGTCGGCAGAATTTACGAAACGCTGAAAGAGCAGGATTTCCTTGATTACGGGGAGGCTGCCTGTAGCTGGAAATGTGATGCAGAACAATACATCCGTCTGGGCGAACCCATGGTGAATGTTCGCGCAACACTTGCGGCGGCAGTGCATGACGGTATTATTGATGAGGGCAACCGTGCTGATATGGAAGCAGCCGCGGCATCCATTTTTTATCAGGATCGCACATGGGACAGGGTTCTTCATGATTTTGCCCGGATTTCAGAGGCTGAATTTTCTGATAGATTCAATGCGTGGCTTGGGCAGGGGTATGTGGATCAGCAGGCTTTGGATGCATTGAAGCTGGTTGAAAGCCTGCGCAATCCGCTGCCGGTTGAAAAGGGGACTGACCGGCAGTGGAAGGGAGCAGGATTGACTCAATGTGTGCAGGATCGTTTTACCCTGCTGCCAAAAGCCAAAGGCCGGGTCAGCCGTTCTGAAATTGTCGATTATGCCGCTTTGCATCATCCCGGATTTAACGAAATCAATTTCAACGCACTGAACAGGAAGCTGGTCATGCTGTTTGCCCATGAGCTGGGTGTTGAAAGTGATTCCGAACTTGAAAGCATTGAGGAAGAACGTTTTCGCAGACGTAGAAAGCTTAATGATGATCAGGATTTTGCTGAATGGATGAAGAAAAACGACCTTACCGTAGAGCAGTTCAGCGAAATGATGGCCGAGCGGGCTGTGTGTCATCAGCTTCACCGCTGGTTGATGCAGGTCAAGCAACCGGCCAGTCGGAATACCAGAGCGGTATTGGAAGAATTGAAAATGCGCGGGGACTATCCGCAAATAGCGGATAAAGTAGCGTTAAGGAACAGATTGATCGAAGAGAAAGTAAAACTGCCTGATAAGATAGAACAGATCGAGACAGGAAGTTTATTCCGCGAGCACCTTGTGCAGACAGGGATTCCGTGGGAATATGATTATCGGGTGCAGATTCAGGAGTACGGGCTTTCAGGTTCGTCCTTCAGCATGGAATTATATAAGTCCCGGTTTGCGCGGGAATATATGCGTGAGCTTGTATTGGGCGATGGCAAAGACACTGGAAATGATTCCTAAATTTTAACGCCGGTTTCGGGCCGGATGGAGAAAATTATGTCCGCAGAAGCAGCTACACAATGGGTTTTAAAACTTCATGAAAACGAGGAATTGCGCAGGGAAGCCGAAGCAGCAGGGTCATTTGAAGACCGTCAGGCCCTGGCCAGGCAGCATGGCTTTGAGTTCTGCAAAGAAGAAATCGAGGACGCATTTAAAGCTGATGACGAACTGTCTGATGATGATCTGGATGCCGTAGCCGGGGGAAGTATCGCCATGAAAGAGGCAAATAAAAGGGCCAAGACAGAAGCCTTCATTGCTGCTGCCAGTTCTGTTGCTGCTGCAATGTAGGGGGGAACCTGGCCGCCGGAGTTAGCTCCGGCGGAATAAAATTTTATGGTTGAGTCAGTCCTGAAAGTTAATCTTTTTTGCTCCAAGTCTATTCACCGCCTCCGCCCGCTGCTTCAATCTCCTGTTTCAAAACAACCTGTGTCGGATAGGGCATGGTCAGGTTGTTTTCACCCACGACATCATTGATCTTGTAAAGAAGATCCTGCTTAATATTCAGCCATTCATTCCAGTCAGTTGTTTTGGTGAAGCAATAAACAAGGATGTTGAAAGTATAGTTGCCGAAGCTGTCGAAATAGACCATCTGGCTGTTTTTTACTCCTTTCAGGTCGGTATGGGTAAGCAGCTTGGCCATTTTCGGGTTTTCGCACTGTGCTCCGTCTGCTGGCTGGGCTATGCCCGGATGTACCTTAAGCAGGCAGCGGATGTCTTCAATAGCATTTTTCATGTCGGCCATATCGCTGTCACAGCCGACTCCGATGATTATTTTGATACGGCGGCCAACTTCCCGCCTGCTCCAGTTGATCACATGCTGCCCCGCGATGCTGGAGTTGGGCACGGTGATCAAGGCGTTGGAAAAGCTGCGCACGGTGGTGCTGCGCACTCCCAGTTCCACGACGGTTCCGTCCACATCGCCCGCTTCAATCCAATCCCCCTGCCGGTAAACATCGTCCATAAGAATGACCAGCCCGCCAAAAAAATTGGCCAGAGAATCTTTGGCCGCAAGAGCCACAGCCAATCCGCCGATACCGAGGGTGGAAAGGATGGTGGTGACCTTAATCCCGTACTGATCAAGGCCGGTAATGACTACGGCGATTAATGCGATGACCTTTACGGCCCTGATGGTCAGATTGATGAATTCTTCCCGGAGTCCCTTGTCAGAACGGTCCAGCCGGTCAATGTGCATAATGGCCATGACATCGATTACGTTGGAAATGAGATAGAGAAATAGGGCAGAGTAAACAGTATAGCAGGCTATATTGATATATTTTTCAAAAGGGGTGTCAAAGAACAGCACCAGAAAGATCATGTGGCTGATGAAGAAAAAAACTATATGCTTGGATGGCTTGTGTATTTTTTTAAAGAAAATATGGTTTCGCTCAAATGAGCGGTCATTGCTAATGATATATTCCTCAACTCTGTTTTCCATTTTTTTAAGAAAAAGTGATAAGAGCAGGCATAACAGAAAGACCAAAGCAGCAAGAACCATCTTCCCAACACTTAAATTGACGGGAGTCATGAGGTTGTTGATGTTTTTTATCTGATCCGAGGAAGTGTTGATGCTTTTCAGTAGTGTTTTTATGTTAAAATAGTGGGTCCAACTGGTGGTCGCCAGTCCGTCAATATTGTCTTGCGTGTATTTCAGGATAGTCGAAAAAGTATCCGCCACAGATTTATAATTTAGGAGGGAATTGTTTAATTCCCGGTCAGATGCAGAGTCAGGGTTTGCGGGAACATTTATTTTTTTAAGCCACTGCCGCTGTCCTTCAATATTATTGAGGATCTGTTCTTGGCAGACATACGTATTTCTCGCATTGACCAGAAATGAAAGGAAACTCCAGATCCGGTCATGAATCCTGTCTGTGGCGAGTTTAATTTTATCATGATTTATTGCCGCGCTCTCTTCGCGCATCTCATGAATATGGATTTTGTCTTCAAGATGCTTGATCGAATCTACACGGCTGAACTGATCAGCGTGAAGCTGCTGTTCGCTTTTTATTGTATCAAATATTTTTTTCAGTATGGCCCGGTGCTTCAA containing:
- a CDS encoding mechanosensitive ion channel family protein produces the protein MKKYFPAIILFSLLICAVPALSKSTPVQSIQDSLSALENSKKSILAGNDKEKADAIILKHRAILKKIFDTIKSEQQLHADQFSRVDSIKHLEDKIHIHEMREESAAINHDKIKLATDRIHDRIWSFLSFLVNARNTYVCQEQILNNIEGQRQWLKKINVPANPDSASDRELNNSLLNYKSVADTFSTILKYTQDNIDGLATTSWTHYFNIKTLLKSINTSSDQIKNINNLMTPVNLSVGKMVLAALVFLLCLLLSLFLKKMENRVEEYIISNDRSFERNHIFFKKIHKPSKHIVFFFISHMIFLVLFFDTPFEKYINIACYTVYSALFLYLISNVIDVMAIMHIDRLDRSDKGLREEFINLTIRAVKVIALIAVVITGLDQYGIKVTTILSTLGIGGLAVALAAKDSLANFFGGLVILMDDVYRQGDWIEAGDVDGTVVELGVRSTTVRSFSNALITVPNSSIAGQHVINWSRREVGRRIKIIIGVGCDSDMADMKNAIEDIRCLLKVHPGIAQPADGAQCENPKMAKLLTHTDLKGVKNSQMVYFDSFGNYTFNILVYCFTKTTDWNEWLNIKQDLLYKINDVVGENNLTMPYPTQVVLKQEIEAAGGGGE
- a CDS encoding TfuA-like protein — encoded protein: MKPVIFCGPSLNVQEAAKILDAVYLPPAGQGDILGVIENLKPSAIGLIDGVWDGQVVWYREIMLALDAGIPVYGSSHIGAVRAVELAACGMRGVGRIYETLKEQDFLDYGEAACSWKCDAEQYIRLGEPMVNVRATLAAAVHDGIIDEGNRADMEAAAASIFYQDRTWDRVLHDFARISEAEFSDRFNAWLGQGYVDQQALDALKLVESLRNPLPVEKGTDRQWKGAGLTQCVQDRFTLLPKAKGRVSRSEIVDYAALHHPGFNEINFNALNRKLVMLFAHELGVESDSELESIEEERFRRRRKLNDDQDFAEWMKKNDLTVEQFSEMMAERAVCHQLHRWLMQVKQPASRNTRAVLEELKMRGDYPQIADKVALRNRLIEEKVKLPDKIEQIETGSLFREHLVQTGIPWEYDYRVQIQEYGLSGSSFSMELYKSRFAREYMRELVLGDGKDTGNDS
- a CDS encoding Nif11-like leader peptide family RiPP precursor, translated to MSAEAATQWVLKLHENEELRREAEAAGSFEDRQALARQHGFEFCKEEIEDAFKADDELSDDDLDAVAGGSIAMKEANKRAKTEAFIAAASSVAAAM